The Malassezia japonica chromosome 8, complete sequence genome includes a window with the following:
- the HST6 gene encoding ABC-type xenobiotic transporter (EggNog:ENOG503NU2T; TransMembrane:11 (i114-139o168-192i252-271o277-299i349-372o392-411i784-813o819-837i896-917o923-942i1042-1061o); COG:Q), whose product MSRERRARSVPGVRPLALNVSQHNVALQVPENAPGWDTASDLERSTKLGDGGPVSCEASFSPISPLPTALPTAHEEKFGDAAHILAPRVPRRIVKRTPRRTLHRMYAGTPTQDVLLLLIPAVVLGVLSGGLPVAMTHIIGRAFAAFAAYDPHVPTAQAALYANVRTDVYVLLGLAAGTLVLRSAASALWLLLGERCVRTWRTRLFRTLLAKEISWYDLGMGLGDKGDVGAAGLMALFLKDTDELRTAMGLQMGHLVVHIAAASASFVYAMYRHWSLTLVIFASIPVLAGVTIAGDVLGVPLQTKERAQSVQLAALVETCTAAIRTVKAFNAQDMQASLLRSCILQCRTLYTRMCCVWGARYGICAALSLLTFVQGFGYGSHLVRSNLTGADVVLATFLASLVAMGQLQSILMRLSWIEKGKSAAVSLDTLMHSVPESDAQRTDAEDEKHYKTRADIEAPHTMRRTLSACSGEMALEHVWMAYPTRPTVPALQGVSMYFAAGEHTYVVGRSGSGKSTVAQLLLQLHEPQAGVVTLDTANVQTLDKAWFRAQVAGVAQEPLVLERTLYENISIGVKGDVRAAVCAARLDDVLTLLPEGLDTLLGRRGTDLSGGQKQRVALARALLRDPPVLILDEAVSALDAACAAHVHAAVRAWRQGRTTIIITHNVAHIQPTDFCYVMDSGRVVEEGFLGRLIEQKGWLSRVYFDHLAQDMPVSMSGESLASEGLSSLDSAKVHLGKLDGPVRHVSARHIVQRSPEKAEEAAKTNLLFATARTILETVPHRTCLAAALVVCIASGLTVPAFAYCLTQVMMVIARSSHAALGPLVGATAAVAVADGVLKGTRLASMEALTARWVASLRMRAMDKVLVQDARWYDQGTNAPSALATIIGKDAEDAGACLGQMLGQLIALAALIFGTLLWALVQGWQLTFCALAMLPLVGALYAVQGRMASKTELVSKVQRERLAHLFFDQVSAVRAVRAMALEDALCADAEHAIDAASAAGRSAALAAAAGAGLAEATTYASEALLYGVGAVLLANHTYDLHKFMMVLNPVIFAVGFSAQLAASMPAGSKCMHALASIARLVRLGSAASDAHGDATPTLGGRITFSDVCFSYQGTNVLDHLSFTIEPGERVALVGPSGAGKSTVAALLQRLYEPDKGAVYVDQYWARTLLPSWLRSHMAVVSQMPTLFPATVRANLELGTKASEAECEAALQRAGAAFVHALPGGLDASLGKDATHLSGGQAQRIAIARALIRTQAKVLLLDEFTAALDPATRAAVVPEVLAHPASPTVLLVTHDVSLMRQCDRILVLSCGRLVEHGAPDELLKDSTSVLSQLLAAF is encoded by the coding sequence ATGTCGCGCGAAAGGCGCGCACGTAGCGTGCCTGGCGTCCGTCCGCTGGCGCTCAATGTGTCCCAACACAACGTGGCCTTGCAAGTGCCAGAGAACGCGCCGGGATGGGACACCGCGTCGGACCTTGAGCGCAGCACCAAGCTGGGGGACGGCGGGCCTGTGTCGTGCGAGGCGTCGTTTTCTCCCATCTCACCGCTGCCGACGGCCctgccgacggcgcacgaggAAAAGttcggcgacgcggcgcacatcCTCGCACCGCGTGTGCCCCGCCGGATCGTCAAgcggacgccgcggcgcacgctgcaccgGATGTACGCAGGGACACCCACACAGGATGTGCTGCTCCTGCTTATCCCCGCCGTCGTGCTCGGTGTGCTCAGCGGAGGCCTGCCGGTCGCCATGACGCACATTATCGGGCGTGCGTTTGCCGCGTTTGCCGCATACGACCCACACGTTCCTACCGCACAGGCGGCCCTCTACGCCAATGTGCGCACGGACGTCTACGTGCTCCTTGGACTCGCAGCCGGCACTCTGGTCCTGCGCAgtgccgcgtcggcgctctGGCTCTTGCTGGGCGAGCGATGCGTACGTACGTGGCGTACGCGCCTGTTTCGGACACTGCTCGCCAAGGAAATTTCCTGGTACGACCTGGGGATGGGCCTGGGAGACAAAGGAGACGTCGGTGCAGCGGGGCTCATGGCCCTATTTCTCAAGGACACCGACGAACTGCGCACCGCCATGGGGCTCCAGATGGggcacctcgtcgtgcaCATCGcagcggcctcggcgagctttGTGTACGCTATGTACCGCCACTGGTCGCTGACGCTCGTCATCTTTGCGTCCATTCCTGTGCTGGCCGGCGTGACAATTGCCGGCGatgtgctcggcgtgccgctgcaGACGAAGGAGCGCGCACAGTCTGTCCAGCTTGcagcgctcgtcgagacgTGCACCGCAGCGATCCGCACGGTCAAGGCGTTCAACGCACAGGATATGCAGGCGAGTCTTTTGCGCTCGTGCATCCTGCAGTGCCGTACGCTGTATACGCGTATGTGCTGCGTATGGGGCGCACGGTACGGCATCTGTGCAGCACTGAGCCTCTTGACGTTTGTCCAGGGCTTTGGGTACGGCAGCCACCTCGTGCGCTCCAACCTCACGGGGGCGGATGTGGTGCTTGCGACGTTCCTGGCCAGTCTCGTGGCCATGGGCCAGCTGCAGTCGATCCTCATGCGCCTGAGCTGGATTGAGAAGGGCAAGAGCGCTGCCGTATCGCTCGACACACTCATGCACTCGGTGCCAGAaagcgacgcgcagcgcaccgacgccgaggacgaAAAGCACTACAAGACGCGTGCGGAtatcgaggcgccgcacacTATGCGTCGTACACtgagcgcgtgcagcggcgaaatggcgctcgagcacgtaTGGATGGCGTATCCCACGCGACCCACCGTACCAGCCTTGCAAGGTGTCAGCATGTACTTTGCCGCTGGCGAGCACACGTATGTCGTCGGCCGCTCGGGTAGCGGCAAGTCGACCGTCGCACAGCTCCtcctgcagctgcacgagccgcAGGCTGGCGTCGTGACGCTCGACACGGCCAATgtgcagacgctcgacaaGGCCTGGTTTCGTGCCCAAGTGGCCGGCGTGGCGCAAGAGCCGCTTGTGctggagcgcacgctctaCGAGAACATCTCGATCGGCGTCAaaggcgacgtacgcgctGCTGtgtgtgcggcgcgcctcgacgacgtccTGACCTTGCTGCCAGAAggcctcgacacgctcctTGGCCGGCGAGGCACGGACCTGAGCGGCGGCCAAaagcagcgcgtcgccctcgcACGGGCGCTGCTACGTGACCCGCCGGTGCTCATTCTCGACGAAGCCGTgtcggcgctcgatgcggcgtgtgccgcgcacgtccaCGCCGCGGTCCGCGCGTGGCGCCAAGGACGTACTACCATTATCATTACGCACAATGTTGCACATATTCAGCCGACCGACTTTTGCTATGTCATGGAcagcggccgcgtcgtTGAGGAAGGCTTTCTTGGTCGGCTCATCGAGCAGAAAGGGTGGTTATCGCGTGTCTACTTTGACCATCTCGCGCAAGATATGCCCGTGTCGATGAGTGGAGAGAGCCTCGCGTCCGAGGGACTGTCGAGCCTCGACTCGGCCAAGGTGCACCTCGGCAAACTCGACGGGCCGGTGCGCCATGTATCGGCGCGGCACATTGTACAGCGTTCTCCCGAgaaggccgaggaggcggccAAGACCAACCTGCTCTttgcgacggcgcggacgATACTCGAAACGGTGCCCCACCGCACATGCCTTGCTGCAGCGCTCGTCGTATGCATTGCATCGGGTCTCACTGTGCCTGCGTTTGCGTACTGCCTCACGCAGGTCATGATGGTCAttgcgcgctcgagccatGCGGCACTTGGGCCACTGGTTGGCGCAACGGCCGCCGtggccgtcgccgacggcgtccTGAAAGGTACGCGCCTCGCCTCGATGGAGGCGCTCACTGCGCGGTGGGTCGCCTCGCTGCGTATGCGTGCCATGGACAAGGTCCTTGTGCAGGACGCGCGATGGTATGACCAAGGCACGaatgcgccgagcgctctGGCGACGATCATCGGCAAAGACGCAGAGGATGCCGGCGCGTGTCTCGGGCAGATGCTCGGCCAACTcattgcgctcgccgcactGATTTTCGGTACGCTCCTCTGGGCGCTTGTGCAAGGATGGCAGCTCACGTTTTGTGCGCTTGCAATGCTTCCTCTTGTCGGCGCTCTCTATGCCGTGCAAGGGCGTATGGCATCCAAGACGGAGCTCGTTAGCAAGGtacagcgcgagcggcttgCGCACCTGTTCTTTGATCAGGTatcggcggtgcgcgccgtgcgcgccatggcgctcgaggacgcaCTAtgtgccgacgccgagcatgcaatcgacgccgcgagcgctgccgggcgctctgcggcgcttgcggcggcggcgggtgcgggcctcgccgaggcgacgacgtatgcgtccgaggcgctgctgtaCGGTGTCGGTGCCGTGCTTCTTGCGAACCACACGTACGACCTGCACAAGTTCATGATGGTGCTCAACCCCGTCATCTTTGCGGTCGGCTTCTCTGCGCAACTTGCCGCGTCGATGCCGGCAGGAAGCAAGTGCATGCACGCGCTTGCATCCATTGCACGGTTGGTACGTCTtggcagcgcggcgtcggaTGCCCATGGCGACGCAACGCCGACGCTCGGTGGCCGCATCACATTCTCCGACGTATGCTTTTCGTACCAAGGGACCAACGTGCTCGACCACCTCTCGTTCACCATCGAGCCTGGGGAGCGCGTTGCGCTGGTCGGCCCCAGCGGTGCGGGCAAGTCGACTGTCGCCGCCCTCCTTCAGCGCCTGTACGAGCCGGACAAAGGTGCGGTGTATGTGGACCAGTACtgggcgcgcacgctccttcCGTCCTggctgcgctcgcacaTGGCTGTTGTGAGCCAGATGCCTACGCTCTTCCCTGCCACGGTGCGTGCGAATCTGGAGCTGGGCACGAAAGCGAGCGAGGCCGAGTGtgaggccgcgctgcagcgcgccggtgctgcGTTTGTGCATGCGCTTCccggcggcctcgacgcgtcgctcggcaaagACGCGACGCACCTATCTGGCggccaggcgcagcgcattgcCATTGCCCGCGCACTCATACGCACCCAAGCCAAGGTTTTGCTCCTGGACGAATTCACCGCTGCGCTTGaccccgcgacgcgcgctgcagtgGTGCCCGAGGTGCTGGCGCACCCCGCGTCGCCCACCGTGCTGCTGGTCACCCACGACGTGTCGCTTATGCGGCAGTGTGATCGGATCCTGGTCCTGTCATGtggccgcctcgtcgagcacggcgcgccggatGAGCTGCTGAAGGATTCGACGAGTGTGCTGTCGCAGCTGTTGGCTGCCTTTTAA
- a CDS encoding uncharacterized protein (COG:D; EggNog:ENOG503P4NQ) translates to MASVATDVRPSGVETSGAPPAPHMDAQPMVSPSAASKRAVADDKFYGHRVISEVAERMLMALFSCSHDSMAATADAHSVSSSSAPRLAHFVAYALYRTRLPMIVTYYALLLLKRLKTRYPVARGSSGHRLFISAFMLASKMVCDDSYNNKSWTIVGQGLFSLAEVNQMERELLNYLDLHLDVAPTELALFAEELQQYGAPAVPMEDLCATRIPVAPKKETPQPAEPARPARHNGHRRRPSHRRCLSLKPDFWTQGNSANAPSMPHRADSEWNVSRRPVLRASMPAQRTAPTSVHAACVASVASMSQSASQHGLSASQHGLPDRMPNEWGAFYASNNVSCLSMETPSSITSSMRLTPSTSFSDTAPSPWTGMPSYTGMLPYATPGYPPQTIATTPHAAKDPHEFASELGPPMGIPMHTLYSS, encoded by the coding sequence ATGGCGAGTGTTGCTACGGACGTGCGGCCGTCGGGTGTGGAGACATCCGGCGCGCCACCGGCTCCCCACATGGACGCCCAGCCGATGGTCAGCCCCAGCGCCGCTTCCAAGCGGGCTGTGGCTGACGACAAATTTTACGGTCACCGGGTCATTTCCGaggtggccgagcgcatgctcATGGCACTCTTTTCGTGCAGCCACGACTCGATGGCCGCTACCGCCGACGCCCACTCGGTCTCGTCATCGAGTGCACCCCGTCTCGCCCACTTTGTTGCGTACGCACTGtaccgcacgcgcctcccCATGATTGTAACCTACTatgcgctgctcctgctGAAGCGGCTCAAGACTCGATACcccgtggcgcgcggctcCTCTGGCCACCGCCTGTTCATCTCCGCCTTCATGCTTGCCAGCAAGATGGTGTGCGACGATTCCTATAACAACAAGAGCTGGACCATTGTTGGCCAGGGCCTCTTTTCGCTCGCGGAAGTAAACCAAATGGaacgcgagctgctcaacTACCTCGacctgcacctcgacgtgGCCCCAACGGAACTCGCGCTGTTTGCCGAAGAACTCCAGCAGtacggcgcaccggccgtGCCGATGGAGGATCTGTGTGCGACGCGCATCCCCGTGGCGCCCAAGAAGGAGACGCCGCAGCCTGCCGAGCCTGCGCGCCCGGCCCGGCACAATGGacaccgccgccggccgtcACACCGCCGCTGCCTCAGTCTCAAGCCCGACTTTTGGACGCAGGGCAACTCTGCCAATGCGCCGAGCAtgccgcaccgcgccgacaGCGAATGGAATGTGTCCCGCCGCCCGGTCCtgcgcgcgtcgatgcCGGCCCAACGCACGGCCCCGACATcggtgcacgccgcgtgcgtTGCGTCGGTGGCGTCCATGTCACAATCCGCCAGCCAGCACGGTCTTTCCGCCAGCCAGCACGGTCTTCCGGACCGCATGCCGAACGAATGGGGCGCATTCTATGCATCCAACAATGTCTCTTGCTTGTCGATGgagacgccgagctcgattACGTCGAGCATGCGCCTCACGCCCTCGACGTCCTTCTCGGACACTGCGCCAAGCCCGTGGACAGGCATGCCGTCCTACACGGGCATGCTCCCGTATGCCACGCCGGGCTACCCTCCCCAGACGATTGCCACGacgccgcacgcggccAAGGATCCCCACGAATTTGCGAGCGAACTCGGCCCCCCGATGGGCATCCCGATGCACACCTTGTACTCTTCGTAG